The Saccharomyces paradoxus chromosome XV, complete sequence DNA window aagatGACGAACAAATTAAATCGTTGGGGAAGCAAATACAAGActggaaagaaaagtatgaggcaaaagaaaaagatacaaATAAAAGGTTAAAGTTATTAGCGGAAGATTTATATATCCAGTATTCATCCAAACACGAACAAAAGGtcaaattattgaaaaagggtTATGAAAATAAGTACCAAAATAAGTTTGATCAACTTAATTTAGAGAACAAGACTCTatcagaagaaattgagcAGTTGAACAAGCGGTTGACCtctgaaagagaagaaaagcagGAATTACTCAAGTTgttagaaaatgaaaaaaaataaacacatttttctcttcttgcACTTTATCTTTTCCCTTAATATGTCATgagaataaaatattaagGATTACATCACAAATATACAAATGCATATCGCATATCTGATATTGTTTCCTAATTTTTCTGTgttaaaataaatatgcaAAAACATACTAAccataaaaataaataaaatacaagatataaataaataatccAGCGAGCAAAGACATTGCAGTCCAAGccatgattttttttccccttCTATGAGATTCCAATGTGCATTTGTTTcatgtttcttttatttaaaaCGTTCTCGATAAATGCTTCACCAGCCTTATAAGATGATCTTACTAGGGGTCCGGAAGCACAATACAGGAATCCCATCTCCAAAGCCCTTTCTTTCCAGTAGTCAAACTTTTCGGGTTTCACATATTCTACAACTTTCATATGTCTCTTCGTTGGCCTCATATATTGGCCAAAGGTAACAACGTCACATTGAATACCACGCAAATCCTTTAGAGTTTGAATAATTTGCTCATCAGTTTCTCCTAAACCCAGCATTATTGATGTCTTGGTAATGAGTGACGGAACCGTATGTTTTGCCCTTTGCAAGACACTCAAAGACTGTCTATAAGTAGCTCTTCTGTCTCTGACATGTGGTGTTAGTGATTCAACTGTTTCTAAATTGTGTGCATAAACGTCAAGTCCACATTGTGCCATAATGTCTACCATCTTCAAATCACCTCTGAAATCACCAGAAAGGGTCTCTACAAGAGTTTTTGGTGCCTTCTGTTTGATTTTGCGAACCGTCTCGGCTAGGTGGTTAGCACCACCATCGATCAAATCGTCTCTGTCAACGGTAGTCAGGACAACATAACCTAACCCCCATCTTTTGATAGCTTCGGCAGTATTTTCGGGCTCCATTGGGTCCGGC harbors:
- the LIP5 gene encoding lipoate synthase (Protein involved in biosynthesis of the coenzyme lipoic acid~similar to YOR196C), whose amino-acid sequence is MYRRSVRVLSIGRNTRWVSSTIRRRTSATPPIGSNELTTDSSNASVRVPVGNSTEVENAANRLTTASEKKLKGNRRRITEFKDALNLGPSFADFISGKASNMILDPLEKARQNAEEAKKLPRWLKVPIPKGTNYHKLKGDVKELGLSTVCEEARCPNIGECWGGKDKFKATATIMLLGDTCTRGCRFCSVKTNRTPSKPDPMEPENTAEAIKRWGLGYVVLTTVDRDDLIDGGANHLAETVRKIKQKAPKTLVETLSGDFRGDLKMVDIMAQCGLDVYAHNLETVESLTPHVRDRRATYRQSLSVLQRAKHTVPSLITKTSIMLGLGETDEQIIQTLKDLRGIQCDVVTFGQYMRPTKRHMKVVEYVKPEKFDYWKERALEMGFLYCASGPLVRSSYKAGEAFIENVLNKRNMKQMHIGIS